In the Naumovozyma dairenensis CBS 421 chromosome 4, complete genome genome, one interval contains:
- the VMA16 gene encoding H(+)-transporting V0 sector ATPase subunit c'' (similar to Saccharomyces cerevisiae PPA1 (YHR026W); ancestral locus Anc_5.270), translating to MIKSDSENGTSYRKKSYSQWFYYLIITIITIYILYKLFTGHGTDINIGKFLERSSPYMWANLGIALCIGLSVVGAAWGIFITGASIIGAGVRAPRITTKNLISIIFCEVVAIYGLIISIVFSSKITVASTETLLSKSNLFTGYSLFWGGITVGLSNLVCGVAVGVTGATAAVSDAADSALFVKILVIEIFGSILGLLGLIVGLLMTGKAADFA from the coding sequence ATGATAAAGAGTGATTCAGAAAACGGTACATCATACCGTAAAAAATCCTACTCTCAATGGTTCTACTATTTAATCATCACAATAATCACAATATACATTCTATACAAACTATTCACGGGTCATGGAACAGATATCAACATAGGTAAATTCCTAGAAAGATCATCACCATACATGTGGGCAAATTTGGGTATCGCACTATGTATAGGTCTTTCCGTCGTGGGTGCAGCATGGGGGATTTTCATCACAGGTGCATCTATCATTGGTGCTGGTGTTCGTGCTCCAAGAATTACTACCAAGAATTTAAtctctattattttttgtgaGGTGGTCGCTATTTATGGATTGATCATTTCTATCGTCTTTTCTTCCAAGATTACGGTTGCGTCAACGGAAACTTtactttcaaaatcaaactTGTTCACCGGTTATTCCTTGTTTTGGGGTGGTATAACTGTGGGATTATCTAATTTGGTTTGTGGGGTAGCAGTCGGGGTTACTGGTGCTACCGCGGCTGTCTCAGATGCTGCTGATTCTGCATTGTTCGTCAAGATTTTAGTTATCGAAATTTTTGGTTCCATTCTTGGGTTGTTAGGTCTGATCGTTGGGTTATTAATGACTGGTAAAGCCGCGGATTTCGCCTAA
- the THR1 gene encoding homoserine kinase (similar to Saccharomyces cerevisiae THR1 (YHR025W); ancestral locus Anc_5.269) — protein MARSFRIKVPASSANIGPGYDVLGIGLSLFLELNVTIDSSQAHETNDDPNNCKLTYSEDSEGFDSVPLQSDANLITRTALYVLRCNNIRSFPSGTKVHIHNPIPLGRGLGSSGAAVVGGVVLANEVGKLGFTRQRMLDFCLMIERHPDNITAAMMGGFCGSFLRDLTPQEIERREIPLAEVLPEPSGGENTGLVPPLPPTDIGRHVKYSWNPAIKCIAIIPNFELSTADSRGVLPKAYTTQDLVFNLQRLAVLTASLTMDPPDSELIYPAMQDRVHQPYRKTLIPGLTEILSSVTPTTHPGLLGICLSGAGPTILALATENFDDIAQEIINRFSKHNIQCSWKLLEPAYEGVIVEQQ, from the coding sequence ATGGCTCGTAGTTTTAGAATCAAAGTTCCAGCATCATCAGCCAACATTGGTCCAGGTTACGATGTCCTAGGTATTGGTCTATCATTATTCTTGGAATTAAACGTTACAATTGATTCATCTCAAGCTCATGAAACCAACGACGATCCAAACAATTGTAAATTGACATACAGTGAAGATAGTGAAGGGTTCGACTCAGTTCCATTGCAATCAGATGCCAATTTGATCACTAGAACTGCATTATATGTCTTACGTTGTAACAACATTAGAAGTTTCCCATCGGGTACAAAGGTTCATATCCATAACCCAATCCCATTGGGTCGTGGGTTAGGCTCTTCAGGTGCCGCAGTTGTCGGTGGTGTGGTTCTAGCTAATGAAGTTGGGAAATTAGGCTTCACTAGACAACGTATGCTAGATTTCTGTCTAATGATTGAACGTCATCCAGATAACATTACCGCTGCTATGATGGGCGGATTCTGTGGATCATTCTTAAGAGATTTAACTCCACAAGAAATAGAGAGACGTGAAATCCCACTAGCAGAAGTACTTCCAGAACCATCTGGTGGTGAAAACACTGGGTTAGTCCCACCTTTACCTCCAACTGATATTGGTAGACATGTTAAATACTCTTGGAATCCAGCTATCAAATGTATTGCTATCATTCCAAATTTCGAATTGTCTACTGCTGATTCAAGAGGTGTATTACCAAAGGCTTACACTACTCAAGATttagttttcaatttacaAAGATTGGCTGTCTTGACCGCATCTTTGACCATGGATCCACCTGATTCTGAATTGATTTATCCGGCCATGCAAGATCGTGTCCATCAACCATATAGAAAGACTTTGATTCCTGGCTTGACTGAAATTTTGTCAAGTGTCACTCCAACTACGCATCCTGGTTTATTGGGTATTTGCTTATCAGGGGCTGGTCCAACTATATTGGCTTTGGCTACTGAAAATTTCGATGATATTGctcaagaaattattaatagattTAGTAAGCATAACATTCAATGTAGTTGGAAATTACTTGAACCTGCTTACGAAGGTGTCATCGTGGAACagcaataa